A window of Nicotiana sylvestris chromosome 8, ASM39365v2, whole genome shotgun sequence genomic DNA:
caaggtTGAGAGAAACACCTTCCAAATTATCCTCAACATTCATTGTCGCACTAGCATCATCAATAATCACGTCGGTCACCAAATCCACAAACGAACAAACTTCATTActatttggttgcctcatagatttgcacacatggaagatcaccttttcatctcccacccggaaggtgagctcaTCGGGTTCCACATCAACaagagccttccccgtagcaaggaaaggtctacccaaaataataggCACCTCATAGTACACTTCATaatcaagaatcacaaagtccgccgggaggatgaacttgtcaacacgaaccaacacatcatcaacaATACTCAATGGCCTCTTCATAGTATTATCCTCCATTTGCAACCTTatggatgtgggtcttggtttcccaattcccaaagt
This region includes:
- the LOC138875632 gene encoding uncharacterized protein — encoded protein: MKSLSINVPLVEALEQMSCYANFMKDLVTKKRLMNCETMKMTHQVSGIMHSMAPKLKDLGALTIPCTFGSADFAKALCDLGTSINLMPYSMFKTLGIGKPRPTSIRLQMEDNTMKRPLSIVDDVLVRVDKFILPADFVILDYEVYYEVPIILGRPFLATGKALVDVEPDELTFRVGDEKVIFHVCKSMRQPNSNEVCSFVDLVTDVIIDDASATMNVEDNLEGVSLNLDDDEEKEGYVECVNALQGMGLLIPNFPYIFLYA